One Sulfitobacter sp. M39 genomic window, AAACGGCGGATCATCTCGGGTCGGTTGGCGACGCGGTCGGCGTTCTTGGCATAGTCTGCCGAGGTTGCCATATCGTCCAGCCCCAGCATCCGGCACAGCCGTTGGAACTGCCCGTCATTGCCCGTGGCGATGATCAGGTGCCCGTCAGAGGATGCGAACACCTCGTAGGGGGTCAGGTTCGGGTGTGCATTGCCCATCCGCGTCGGCGCATTGCCCGTGGTCAGATAGTTCATCGCCTGATTGCCCGTCACCGCAACAGCGCAATCCAGCAGTGCCATGTCAATATGCTGGCCCACGCCGGTCTGGCTGCGCTGGTGTACCGCTGCCAGAATGGCCGTGGTGGCATAGACGCCGGTAAAGATATCGGTGATCGCCATGCCGTGTTTCTGCGGCTGACGGTCGGGTTCACCCGTGATCGACATCAGGCCGGACATGCCCTGGATGATGAAATCATAGCCCGCGCGATGCGCATAGGGCCCGTCCTGCCCGAAACCGGTGATCGAACAATAGATCAGCTTGGGGAACTGCTTGGACAGGCTGGCGTAATCCATCCCGTATTTGGCAAGCCCGCCGGTTTTGAAATTCTCGATCAGGATGTCGGCATCGGCCAAAAGCTCTTTCATCTTGGCCTGACCGTCATCGGTGGTCAGATCGACAACAACCGAGGCTTTGCCCCGGTTGGCCGAGTGGAAATACGAGGCGGATTTATCTTCCCCGCGCTCGATGAACGGAGGCCCCCACTGGCGGGTGTCGTCGCCCGCTGGGCTTTCGACCTTGATCACCTCGCAGCCGAGATCCGAAAGCGTCTGACCGGCCCAAGGGCCTGCCAGAATACGTGCCAGCTCAATAACCTTGAGCCCTGCCAGCGGGGCCGCCATTATTCTTCCAGCGCTGCGTCGATGATCTCTTTCATCTCGGCATAGGGCATGTTGGAGTATTTCTCGCCGTTGATGATGAAGCTTGGCGTGCTGCTGATGTCATCCGCTTTCTGGTTTTCTTCCCACCATGCGACCAGCGACTGTGCTTTTTCACCGTCTTGCAGACAGGCGTCCAGTTCAGCATTGTCGAGCCCGGCCAAACGACCGATTTTGCGCAGCTCTTCGACGATCGCGGCAGGCTCTCCGGCGCGGACCCATTCGGACTGACCGGCATAGATCATGTCGGTGATACCAAAGAACTTGTCCTCGCCACCGCAGCGCGACACCATCGACGCCCAAAGGCCGTAGCGGTCAAAATAGACCTCGCGGTAGGTGAAGCCGATTTTGTCGTTGTCGATGTAATCCGCCTTGAGCTGCTGGAACGGGCCTTGGTCGAAGGCGGCGCAGTGCGGGCAGGTGTAGGATGCGTATTCGATGATCTGGACCGCTGAATCGGGGTTGCCCAATGTCATGTCCTGAATTGCAGTTTCGGCTGTCGCCTCTGCGGTTTCTTGCGCTGCGTCCATGCTGTCGGCGCTTGTTGTCTGCGCGTTGGCCGCGCTGACCAGTGGGTTGATCGGCGTGCTGTTCACGGCATTTGTACCGCTGAAAGCGTACCAGCCACCTGCGGCAGCTACGGCAACGGCCGCTAGGATGGGGAATGTCGGTTTCATGTGATTTCCTTTTTCAGCGTTTGGTCTTGTTCAATATGTTCTCGCCCAGACGTGCAAGTGCATCGCGCAGGGCCTCGTTCGCGACAGGGCTGACGGTTTCGGCAGCGCGCTGATGCAAAACGGGGTCGTTCGGTGGTTCGGGATGGGTCTTGGGTTGTGGCGCAAAAGCGACCTGGCCTTCGGCAAAGCCGGTGGCCGCCGTCTGGGTCACCCGCACCCGTGCAATCGCGTTGAACCCGTAGATGGCGTTCACTTTGGCGCGCAGCTGTTCCTTCTGCATCTCCAGCATCGGCGCATTTGCCCCTGTCGTCAGCAAGGTCAGCGTCGCCCCCATACCGCCCCGGCCATAGCTGACCTCAACAGGGCGCGAGATGGCCGCGACGTCCTGACCGACGATTTCGGCCCATTGGGTCAACAGACGGGATTGGGCAAAGCCGCGAGTCTCGCTCGCCTGACGGATCTTGGCCGAAAGCAGGCTATCCGTCCTTTTGAACCCTTTTGTACTGGTACGCCGTGGCGCCATGACTATCTTTCCCGAATGACTAGCCACAACATAGCGATCCCGCCTCGTATCACCAGCCATACCCAACCGAAAAGGTTATAAACATTGCGTGACACCGACCCCTCCGGCGACCTCCCGCTGATCCTTCTGGAATGGTACGATGTCCATGCGCGCGCGATGCCGTGGCGCGTGCCGCCAGCGGCGCGGGCTAAGGGCGTGCGCCCCGATCCCTATCGCATCTGGCTAAGCGAGGTGATGTTGCAACAAACTACCGTCGCAACCGTCCGCGACTATTTCCAACGGTTCACCGCGCGCTGGCCGACGGTCGCTGATCTGGCAGCGGCTGCGGATGCGGATGTGATGGGCGAATGGGCCGGATTGGGCTA contains:
- a CDS encoding CaiB/BaiF CoA transferase family protein codes for the protein MAAPLAGLKVIELARILAGPWAGQTLSDLGCEVIKVESPAGDDTRQWGPPFIERGEDKSASYFHSANRGKASVVVDLTTDDGQAKMKELLADADILIENFKTGGLAKYGMDYASLSKQFPKLIYCSITGFGQDGPYAHRAGYDFIIQGMSGLMSITGEPDRQPQKHGMAITDIFTGVYATTAILAAVHQRSQTGVGQHIDMALLDCAVAVTGNQAMNYLTTGNAPTRMGNAHPNLTPYEVFASSDGHLIIATGNDGQFQRLCRMLGLDDMATSADYAKNADRVANRPEMIRRLNGATSLRTRDDLLAACEAEGVPAGPINDMADMFEDPQVIARGMKVELDGVPGIRSPFKFSGAELALHRAAPKLGQDD
- a CDS encoding DsbA family protein gives rise to the protein MKPTFPILAAVAVAAAGGWYAFSGTNAVNSTPINPLVSAANAQTTSADSMDAAQETAEATAETAIQDMTLGNPDSAVQIIEYASYTCPHCAAFDQGPFQQLKADYIDNDKIGFTYREVYFDRYGLWASMVSRCGGEDKFFGITDMIYAGQSEWVRAGEPAAIVEELRKIGRLAGLDNAELDACLQDGEKAQSLVAWWEENQKADDISSTPSFIINGEKYSNMPYAEMKEIIDAALEE
- a CDS encoding DUF721 domain-containing protein, which produces MAPRRTSTKGFKRTDSLLSAKIRQASETRGFAQSRLLTQWAEIVGQDVAAISRPVEVSYGRGGMGATLTLLTTGANAPMLEMQKEQLRAKVNAIYGFNAIARVRVTQTAATGFAEGQVAFAPQPKTHPEPPNDPVLHQRAAETVSPVANEALRDALARLGENILNKTKR